attttctttaactaCAAAGTTCATTGAAGTGGTCGGTATTGATGTTCTTTGGGATTCTTTAGAAGTGATTGGTGCTGAAATTTTCTGAGGAACACTAATATAATTCTTAACTTATAatgcaaaaatattaaaattgtacgctttttctattttctttgttatgcTTCTAATTGTGATGCAGGTATAAACCTCAGGTATGTGATCCTCTACGTGCGCAAATAACAGGGGCACCTTTGGAGGATGCCCGTCATCTAACACACCGTTATGATAAACTGCGACAAGAAGTGGAAATCCAGGTAATACTTGATCTGAagtacaaatttaaatgtatgGTTGCTAAGGATTTAGTAGTGAACAAAATACATTCTCTTCAGGCAGCTGAAGTTTTGAGACGCCGAGCTAAGTCAAGAGATTCTTCTATTTCGGCTGAGAGTGCCACAAGGCTTGAAAATGCAGAAGCAAGATTAACTGAACTTAAGTCTACAATGATGGCACTGGGTAAAGAAGCAACCACTGCTATGCAATCGGTTGAGGCGCAACAGCAACAAGTAACTTATGAAAGACTTCGTACTATGGTATTGCTATAGTTTGTACTCTTTGACCAACTTTCATGCTATTTCATTGTTTGGATTATTTATCTTTACAAGAATTCTTTGAGAAATGTACTTAAAAGTATTCTGTGGGTAAATTCATTTTGTAGGTGGACGCTGAGAGATCTTACCACCAACATGCCCTTACTAATTTAGAAATGCTGAATTATGAGGTTGGTTACATACATTGCTCAATGGCTTTGAGCCTATGCGGATACTCTTAGTGAAAATACTACCTTTGCTCTTCATACATTTGTTTTGCATTCTGACAGGATATTTTTTATGCTTATTGCTTACtgtgttttattattttcggTTTATGTGAGAAAGGTTATGACTCCATAGTTTCTTCCATTGTTTATCATTGGAGGCCAGTTGATTCAGCTGGCGCAATCAGATGGGTCTTTGTCAACCGTGGCCCTTGCGACGGACACAAATACAGTACCCACAATTAGAAATGGAGAGGAAAACGATCAACCATCTGAGTACAAAAAGACGACGTCAAAGAAGTCTGATGCGCGTGGCCCTCTAGATGAAAATAAGGACTACATTATTGCAAAAGTAAGATCTCAACTTTTTTGGGGTCTTGTTCGTACAGCATTCTATCCTAAATAACTGGAGGAATTAAAATTCAGATCCATGAATTAATAATGATGACGTGTGAGAATATTTGGCATTATTTCACTGTCGTGTAATGTCGTAAGTCCTTTAAATCTTGGGATCATCTGTATGTTCATAACTTTTTGTTTGCATAATAAGATAACGATGTGATGTGTTTCGCCTCGCTGCTGATGTTTTGGACCTTGttgaatatttttagattttgcgTTCTGTAGTCACGTTACTTCTAGTTTATAATAAAACTTAGTTCTTCTTGTAGGTTATTCACCCATTTGATGCTCAGGCAGAAGGCGAGTTAAGTTTATCCATTGACGATTATGTTGTGCTTCGTCAGGTATTTCTAATCATAAGGAAAAAAGCATCACCTAATTATCAATATGATAACCAACAAAATGCTGTCACTTAAGTGTATGTTTGCGATTGTTTCTAAGATAGCTAAAATCACTCTTAacaaacatgtttttaatcattcaaaacttttttttatgtttaaaattgtGTTTCAAGGTGGTTTTGAACGTGACAAAGGCttgtttaactattttaaaatcacttccaTACATGTTCTAGGTGCACAACGAGATGCATACAtgttaaaacttaaaacaaataatgaaCAAAACGATTCAACTTATTATATATGCATCCTTTTGGAAATGGTTCATGAAGATGTTTTATCAGGTGTGGCCTAATGGATGGTCCGAGGGAGAATGCAAAGGAAAAACAGGTTGGTTTCCATCTGCATATGTcgagaagcaagaaaacataTTGGCGACTTCTCGATCTTTATCTGACTCTAAATCCCCATAAAATCTGCATGATTATTGCATTTTCTATCATGTGGTGCTGCCAATGTTCGTTTGTGATATTTATGATGTTGAATACCAAgtctttgatattttttctttgtgcaGAAgaggatttgttttttttttgttgagtaaaaagtaaatgatttgtaattattattcagTCTGTGTCTGTATTagagattttgaatttagtttgtattattccaa
This is a stretch of genomic DNA from Cucumis sativus cultivar 9930 chromosome 4, Cucumber_9930_V3, whole genome shotgun sequence. It encodes these proteins:
- the LOC101211108 gene encoding SH3 domain-containing protein 1, producing the protein MEAIRKQASKFREQVAKQQQALMIKLGHFGTEPLLADEAEIQCHQQLHNLYNSTRTAKHFQKNLVRGIEGFISLSTKQMAIVRRLADDCSKYGANNQNSCPALATAVLNFSTSHSSIEDKKESLLGILGDQVCDPLRAQITGAPLEDARHLTHRYDKLRQEVEIQAAEVLRRRAKSRDSSISAESATRLENAEARLTELKSTMMALGKEATTAMQSVEAQQQQVTYERLRTMVDAERSYHQHALTNLEMLNYELIQLAQSDGSLSTVALATDTNTVPTIRNGEENDQPSEYKKTTSKKSDARGPLDENKDYIIAKVIHPFDAQAEGELSLSIDDYVVLRQVWPNGWSEGECKGKTGWFPSAYVEKQENILATSRSLSDSKSP